Genomic segment of Paenibacillus macerans:
TGCTTCCTCCGGCGTGATCTCCGCCTCCCCCGGGATATCGATAAAGACAGGCTCGGACAGCATCACGGGATTCCGGGCAAAATCCCAACCGCCGATTGCGACGATGCGGAATCTGCCTGGGCTCTGGAGCTTCAGGTAAGCAGCCGTGCTTGGGTTCAGCTCGATTCTGAATTCATGGCGGCTGAGCATCGTCACGGTGTAATCTCCGAAGGGATTCAAGTGCTTCGTGTCCTCGTCCGTGAAGTCGCCGCTGGCCGAAAAATCAAGCGTGATGCCGCCAAAGTCCGGCGAAACCGACAAATCCTCACTGAAGGTTAAGCTAATCGTTCCGTCTTCGTTATACGTGCTGCCGGTTACGGTTGGCGGCGTCTCGTCAAACGTAATCCGGAGTTCCTGACTGCCGAGCACGACGCCGTTTTCCCAAAGATTAAAGAACAGGGACGCTTCCGTGTTTTCCGTCGCTTCCTTGACAGGAATCATGATGATCCCGTCGTTGGACGGAATAATAGAAACGAGATCGGAGTATGTGCTCAGCGTAACCGTAGCGATCACGGCATGGGTGGACGAATCGGCCACGTTGAAGGCGCCTTTTTCCGGAGCGTATTTGATGCTTCCGGCCGTTTCACCGCGCTTGACTTGCAAGAAGTCCCTGATATTCCGCTTGTTGTAGGAGTATTCCGCTCTTTCGGATTCGGATGTATCCCCGGATGAAATCGTAACGGCAGCCTGATCCGGTAAAAGAACGCTGTTCAGATAAAGCGCGGCTCCCTCCGCCAGCTTGATTTCAAGCGGCAGTTCTTGGGCGGCGGTCAATGACACCGGTGCCGAAGGTGCCGACACATTGCCGGCGGCGTCGACCGCGTAAACCTTATAATCCCCTTCCGTGAGGCCGGAGGTAGGGATTTCGGCCATGCCGCCGGCTGCGGAAACGGCCGCCCCGCTGGCGGATGCTGCGGAGACCAGGGCATCCAAATCTGCCTTGGTCAACGGATTTTTGGCGGCCGGGACAAGGTAAACATAGCCGGCTTCGCTGGATTTGACGGCAACGGCTTGTCCGATCTTCACCGGTGAAGCGGATACAACCGTGACCGTGGGGGCGGTTGTATCCGGCCGGTTTGTACCGCTGCCGCCACCGCTGCTATTGCTGTTTCCGCGGCCGGCAATCAAAGTTCCGCCGCCGCTGTCCGTCCCGCTTGCCGCAGGAGTTGTTTCAGGCTGCTTCGATGCGTCCGTATCACCTTCGGAAGGCTTCGTGTCCGGAGAAGAATCCTCGCCTTTAAGAGTGTCCAGCGTTTCGATGAATTTGCTGGTGAGCGAAGCCACCTCTTGTCTTTGCGCGCTGCCGTCAGGTTTAAACGTGCCGTTGGGATAGCCGGAGATGAGGCCCAATTCAACGGCTGCTGCGACCGCATCTTTGGCGTAACCGGAAATGGAAGCCGCGTCGCTGAATTTCAGGTCCGCCGCTTTACCGGCCGCATCAACCCCAAGCGCCCGCACCAGAATAACCGCCAAATCCTGCCGCGATAAATTGTTGCCATTGCCGAAAACGCCGTTACCGTAGCCGTTTATCAAACCGGCTTTGACCGCGGCTTCCACGGCACTATAGGCATAATTGGCCGCGGGCACGTCCTGGAAGGTGGCCGACGCCGGGGGCGCCGACACATCCAGTCCCAGCGCTTTGGCGAGGATGATAGCAAAATCCTGGCGCTCAATGGTTCCTGTCGGATCGAATTTCCCGTTGCCCTTGCCGTTCAAAATCCCGGACTCCGCAAGCTTCACGATCGCATCTTTGGCATAGGAGCCGTCGATGTCCGTGAAAGTGGTTGCCGCATGGGCCGGCAGCGCGCAGGCGCTAAGCAGGGCTGCCGTGGTGATTACCTTGATATAAAGCTTTTTGCTCAAGAAAGCTCTTCCCCTCAACTTGTAATCTTTCATTTCCCCTCTGGCTGTCTGAAAGTCTAGTTAAAGTAAATATATAATAGTTTAAAAAATATGTAATCAAAATTTTGAATATATAAAAAGACCCTGCCTCCATGTTTGCTGAGGATAGGGTCTTTCTCTGCTCCTTTTATCCTAATAAATCGTAAAGCTACTATCTAGGAAGACCGATTGTTTATGGGGTTGTAACGGAGAAGGAGGAAATTCTATTTATCCATCAACCACTTTGAAAGGAAGGACTTTTTACAGATACGGATAAACTATTTTTTGATGAATTGCACTTGATTTCATTTGTTTGCAGGAATAACCTGTTTTTTTATTTGGTAACTGCTATTTATTCAATATAATTGTGAAATTGCTTTATTAATTTACAATATCCAACCAACCATCTAAAGTCAAAATTTCTGCGTTTTGAGTTATCACATTAATTCTTACTGGAAACTTACCATTGTCAGTTTCTATATACATATATTTATAAAAAGAAGGATAAATAAAGATACTAAAAAGTACAATTAAGGCAAAAATAGCTGCTAGTAAATAGATAATTCTTTTTTTCATAGGTAGCTACTCCTTCAAGGAATCTAAATTGATTTCGTAACGAAGGATATAATTTTGATTAAAGTACTCAATTTTTTTCAGAAGGACACCAGTATCTTGGTCATACCATAGCTCGGTTTTCACTGGAACATTTGTTTCTAGCTTAATGGTATTTTTTTTGTTTTTTCCATTTACATTTATTAACTCTTGACCATAACTTTCTAGGTATCCTGACGATCCATCTAAATCAGTATAAAAATGGTATTTTTCGTTACTTTGTTTCTCAAGATAAGAAAATAGCACATAATAAATTGACCCTTCTTGAAGATTAGAGTCTGGAGGCAGAACTAGTTTTCTATCTACGTTGGTATTATCTACTTGTTGTTTAAATTCGGTTATTGTTGATTCGACAATTTTGGCGCCATTAATATTGAGTACTTTCTTGATATCTTCATACCTCAAATTATCATCCAGATACTCCCTTTCGGTATAGCTTTGTAAAATCAATTTTTTAGAAAATTCATATTCTCTAATGTTTTTAATGTTCAATCCAATCCCTGGTAATTTATCTCCATCTAAAAATTTAACTTCTTTTATAATTGTTTTTTTATTGGAATCTCTTAAAGAGATTTCTAGTTCCCCAACCTTACTATTTTTTTCAAAAATTTTATATGTCACATAATGAAAAGGAAACTCTTTTTCTTCAAGATGAATATTATTTCCTGTTGGCTTACAACTAGTTAACATAAAAGTTATAAAGATAGAAATAACTATAATGATTAATTTTTTTTTCATTTTCACACAGCCTATCATAATTGTGGTTGACATAAAGAAAAGAATTTCAGCGAGGGTATTAAAAAGAATTTGTAAGGCTGACGGGTATAGTTTGTCAGCCTTACAAACTTAATTGTCTATTTAGTATAATGAGTGTGCTGAAAATACCAGATAGGTGTTTCTTGAGGTTGATAAAGCTGTCCCCAAGCTATAGCTCCGCTAAGATAAACAACGTCTGGATTTTTGATTGCTGTCCCATTCCAGGAAGCTTCAAACTCTAACTGATCTGCGTAGCCCGTTATTGAACCATTTTTCCCTCCAAATTCACCTGCTAGTTTCCCTAGAGAAAAACCTTTATAGCTTGGGTTTATTTCCCATTTTATAGTGCTGCCACTTGTTGTTTTTGTTGTTCCTTTCGGTGACCAATCTATTACCTCATATGCAGGTTCTCCAATCCAATGAGACTCTGTAAACCCAACTAAACTATATCCTGATTTTGGTTTCGCATTCGATTGAAACTCAAAAGTAATAATGTCATCACCTTTAGTTACAGACTTATACATTTTGTAAACTGCATAGGATTCTGCTCCAGTAGTTGTTCCACCTCCAGTAATTGTTTGTATAAGTTTATATTCAGAGGAGGCATAAGTTTCAGAATTAGTGAAAAAATCTGGATGCTCCGATAATGGAATCAGGCCATATCCTTGTTGTTCAGCAAATTTCTTGTTTAATTCTGGATCAAGGGACATCTTAATAACAGAGGTTGATTGAGAAGATATCTCAGAAGTCGGTTCCATGTCCCCATTTTGACTCCCCTCTGCAAATACAGTTCCTCCGTTAGAAAGCAGTAAGGTACAGGATAATAGTAATGGAAAAGTGAGTTTTAAAGATTTTAAAATGCTCATTTTTAAACCTCCTTACTTCTTTGATATAAACCGGCCGAATAGTTTTAATATAGCATAATTATATATTTTATTCAATAATTTACCATGGATAAATTATGAATTGGAGTTAATGTTCGGTTTGTATTCAGATCCGTTGGTGGTATGCGGCAAGTGAGTACAACCGGATCATCCGTCGTTGCACCGCCAACTGGCTCCAGCTTACCGGAAATCCGGCGGAATGCGCCGGGCCACTCCGGTCGATATCGCCGCGATCACGATCGCCTTACGGACGAGGGGGACCACCTGGTCGTTGAAAATGCTTGGAATGATGTACTGCTCATTCCGCTCCTCGTCCGTCACGGACGAGGCGATCGCCTCCGCGGCGGCCAGCTTCATCGCCTCGTTGATCCGTCTGGCGCGGCAGTCGAGCGCGCCGCGGAACAAGCCGGGGAAAACGAGCACATTGTTGATCTGGTTCGGATAGTCGCTTCGCCCCGTGGCGACCACGGCCGCATGCTTCAGCGCTTCCTCCGGCTTGATCTCCGGCTCCGGATTGGCCAGCGCGAACACGATCGGCCGCTCGTTCATCGCTCGGATATCGGCGCCGGCGAGCAGGCCGCCGGACGAGACGCCGATGAAGACGTCGGCCCCGGGCAGGACGTCCTTCAGCGCGCCGGCGCGTGCCTCCACCTGCGGCTGCTCCGCCAGCCACTGCCACATCGGGTGCTCGTATTTGCCACCGAACACGATGGCACCGGCTCTATCCACCGGAACAAGCCGGGTGACGCCTGCGGCGAGCAGCATTTTGCAGATGGACACGCCGGCCGCACCGACACCGCTTACGACGACCCGCACCTCGGACATCCGTTTGCCGACCACCTTCAGCGCGTTGATCAGGCCGGCGGTGACGACGACCGCGGTGCCGTGCTGATCGTCGTGAAACACCGGGATATCCAGCTCCTCCGCCAGCCGCCGCTCGATTTCAAAGCAGCGCGGGGAGCTGATATCTTCGAGGTTGATGCCGCCGAAAATCGGAGCGACCGCTTTGACGGTGCGGATGATTTCCTCCGTGTCGCTCGTATCGAGGCATAGCGGAAAAGCATCCACCCCGGCCAACTGCTTGAACAGCATCGCTTTGCCTTCCATGACCGGCGCGGCGGCGTACGGGCCGATGCCGCCAAGGCCAAGCACGGCGGTGCCGTCCGTGATCACGGCGACGGTATTGCGCTTGATCGTCAGCGAAAACGCCTTGGCCGGGCTTTCGTGGATCGCCTTGCACACTTTGGCGACGCCGGGAGTGTACACCTGCGACAAATCGTCGCGGTTGCGGATCGGCAGCGTCGGCTTGATAGAGATTTTGCCGCCGAGATGCATCAGGAACGTGCGGTCGGACACATTGATCAGCCGGACGCCGGGCAGCCTTCGCAGCGCGCCTACGATGGCGGCCTCATCACGGTCGCCCGTGTCCACGGTGATGTCGCGGATCGACGAACCTTTGGCCGAAGAGATAACGTCGATCGACGTTATGTCTCCGCCGGCCTGGCTGACCGCGGCGGCGACATCGCCGAAGCTGGCGTGCTCGTGATCCAGCTCCAGCCGGATAATGATCAGCGTAGTTGCCATAGTTAGATCCACCCCCGCCATTTTACGGCCTCGGTCATTCTTTTCAGGCCAACGATATAAGCGGCCAGCCGCATATTGACGCCCCGCAGCCTGGAGGTCCGGTACACCGTTTCGAACGCGGCGGTCAGGATGTCGGCCAGCTTCTTGTTGATTTCCTCCAGCGTCCAATAGTAGCCTTGATTATTTTGCACCCATTCAAAATAGGACACGACCACGCCGCCGGCGCTGGCCAGCACGTCCGGCACGATCAGGACGCCGCGCTTTGTCAGGATTTCCGTCGCCGCATACGTCGTCGGGCCGTTGGCCGCCTCCACCAGCAGCTTCGCCTTAATGTCGGGAGCGTTCTCCTCCGTGATTTGATTTTCGATCGCCGCCGGGATCAGGATATCGCAATCCTGCACCAGCAGCTCCCGGTTCGTGATCCGGCCCGGGAACAGGTGGGATACGGTTCCGAACGAGTCGCGCCGGTCCAGCAGTTCGAGGATATCGAGTCCGTCCGGGTGGTACAAAGCTCCGCGCGCGTCGGCGATTCCGACGATCACCGCCCCGGCGTCGTGCAGGAACTTGGCCAGGTAACCGCCGGCGTTGCCGAAGCCTTGGATAATGACGCGCGAGCCTGCGACGGTCATGCCGGCTTTTTTGACCGCTTCTTGCAGCACGATCGTCACGCCGAGCGCCGTCGACGACTCCCGGCCCAGCGAGCCGCCCAGCACGACCGGTTTGCCGGTGATGAAGCCGGGCGAGTCGAACTCGCGGATGCGGCTGTATTCGTCGAGCATCCAGGCCATGACCTGCGAGTTGGTGTAAACATCGGGCGCCGGAATATCCTTGGTCGGACCGACGATCTGACTGATCGCCCGGACGTACCCCCGGCTGAGCCCCTCCAGCTCGCGCAGGGACATGGTGCGGGGGTCGCAGATGACCCCGCCTTTTCCGCCGCCGTAAGGCAGGTTCACGATGCCGCATTTGATGCTCATCCACAGCGACAGGGCCTTAACCTCCTCCTCCGTGACGTCGGGATGAAACCGCACGCCCCCTTTGGTCGGACCGACCGCATCGTTATGCTGTGCGCGGTATCCGGTGAACACTTTGACCGAGCCGTCGTCCATTTTGACGGGAACC
This window contains:
- a CDS encoding S-layer homology domain-containing protein, which translates into the protein MSKKLYIKVITTAALLSACALPAHAATTFTDIDGSYAKDAIVKLAESGILNGKGNGKFDPTGTIERQDFAIILAKALGLDVSAPPASATFQDVPAANYAYSAVEAAVKAGLINGYGNGVFGNGNNLSRQDLAVILVRALGVDAAGKAADLKFSDAASISGYAKDAVAAAVELGLISGYPNGTFKPDGSAQRQEVASLTSKFIETLDTLKGEDSSPDTKPSEGDTDASKQPETTPAASGTDSGGGTLIAGRGNSNSSGGGSGTNRPDTTAPTVTVVSASPVKIGQAVAVKSSEAGYVYLVPAAKNPLTKADLDALVSAASASGAAVSAAGGMAEIPTSGLTEGDYKVYAVDAAGNVSAPSAPVSLTAAQELPLEIKLAEGAALYLNSVLLPDQAAVTISSGDTSESERAEYSYNKRNIRDFLQVKRGETAGSIKYAPEKGAFNVADSSTHAVIATVTLSTYSDLVSIIPSNDGIIMIPVKEATENTEASLFFNLWENGVVLGSQELRITFDETPPTVTGSTYNEDGTISLTFSEDLSVSPDFGGITLDFSASGDFTDEDTKHLNPFGDYTVTMLSRHEFRIELNPSTAAYLKLQSPGRFRIVAIGGWDFARNPVMLSEPVFIDIPGEAEITPEEAPK
- a CDS encoding NAD-dependent malic enzyme — encoded protein: MATTLIIIRLELDHEHASFGDVAAAVSQAGGDITSIDVISSAKGSSIRDITVDTGDRDEAAIVGALRRLPGVRLINVSDRTFLMHLGGKISIKPTLPIRNRDDLSQVYTPGVAKVCKAIHESPAKAFSLTIKRNTVAVITDGTAVLGLGGIGPYAAAPVMEGKAMLFKQLAGVDAFPLCLDTSDTEEIIRTVKAVAPIFGGINLEDISSPRCFEIERRLAEELDIPVFHDDQHGTAVVVTAGLINALKVVGKRMSEVRVVVSGVGAAGVSICKMLLAAGVTRLVPVDRAGAIVFGGKYEHPMWQWLAEQPQVEARAGALKDVLPGADVFIGVSSGGLLAGADIRAMNERPIVFALANPEPEIKPEEALKHAAVVATGRSDYPNQINNVLVFPGLFRGALDCRARRINEAMKLAAAEAIASSVTDEERNEQYIIPSIFNDQVVPLVRKAIVIAAISTGVARRIPPDFR
- a CDS encoding Glu/Leu/Phe/Val family dehydrogenase, whose amino-acid sequence is MKGKLINAESGNVFTSTQQLIRTALQTMNEPAAMYELLKEPLRTLTVRVPVKMDDGSVKVFTGYRAQHNDAVGPTKGGVRFHPDVTEEEVKALSLWMSIKCGIVNLPYGGGKGGVICDPRTMSLRELEGLSRGYVRAISQIVGPTKDIPAPDVYTNSQVMAWMLDEYSRIREFDSPGFITGKPVVLGGSLGRESSTALGVTIVLQEAVKKAGMTVAGSRVIIQGFGNAGGYLAKFLHDAGAVIVGIADARGALYHPDGLDILELLDRRDSFGTVSHLFPGRITNRELLVQDCDILIPAAIENQITEENAPDIKAKLLVEAANGPTTYAATEILTKRGVLIVPDVLASAGGVVVSYFEWVQNNQGYYWTLEEINKKLADILTAAFETVYRTSRLRGVNMRLAAYIVGLKRMTEAVKWRGWI